A single Pseudoalteromonas rubra DNA region contains:
- a CDS encoding non-ribosomal peptide synthetase — translation MIAQLVKSAADQGVYLYAKEGALHFDLTVSEFPATLKQDIIANKAEIIAFLSHAEGTSGNAQGPQPGHYPDGCVLSYTQQRFWLLEQMQSGQSQYNMPVALNVEGALELTLVEKVLSTIVTRHQILRTVYREQDDAVRQHVLPEHDFTLGFVDLSDSQGEQQQAQLSQCLLEEAQRPFDLTQQLSIRGQYVKLQGTGHDQRGVLLLTLHHIASDGWSMDVLINEFVTLYRAFAADQVNPLPELELQYADFAVWQKDRMQGGEFEKQLTFWQQTLEDAPLTHSLPTQHHRPEVKQTQGAHVTATLPAYVAQQLGAVAKQAQLSPFMLMHAVLGVVLSRHSNQSDIVIGTPVANRADEALSPLIGCFVNTLALRLDTRHNTLEAYLAHVRQVHMNAQVNQDVPFEQLIDALNLPRTSSYTPLVQIMLTTNDKFTDGNDESALMALPDVSLSPLEGSHPAIKFDLEIALNISDNQVETIWNYDVALFDAEFVEQLSEHFNNALIALADMSPQTRRALPLNRLSILGDKLESYLINGLNNNSADYPVDKCIHEVFEEQALQTPDQLAIKFGNKQLTYRELNERANQLAHFLIREYQVTPDTFIGLCVERSLEMIIGTLAILKAGAAYVPLDPAYPRQRVTYMMENSGVKIILSTHFIIEQLDLTDYHSICIDGLGNEQVVQTFVDYSTHNPRELVAGLTSSNLAYAIYTSGSTGKPKGVLLEHKGIVNIAFNHRHYLKVDGQSKVLHFASMSFDAGTWEYVMALLSGATLVIADSVQRLSPESIGQLLHSEAITHVLLPPAFLAMMEFRDDLALKALAVGGEACDQEVVEQWGGAYRMVNAYGPTEISICATWAELRPGQKVTIGKPLKNTSAFVLDSNLALLSPGVVGELYISGVGLARGYHQLAEQTAERFVSNPYFDGHNKCVTETLYKTGDLVRYLPDGELEYLGRIDQQVKIRGFRIEISEIEGLLADCLDVDAAVVTVATSATGAKHLVAYVQLNNKNAKNSVSGHENINDDKAVIQRIKTELADKLPDYMVPGMFVPVSQWPLTSNGKIDKRALPEPDLAAVEGEYIAPETHSEQRLVAIWAQLLHLQESEISTSANFFALGGHSLLVSKLVRAITSDPELQLQQIDMQDIFTAQSLAQLAQHIDLLRMQQLNAQAADSICDQDLVEDGEI, via the coding sequence ATGATTGCACAATTAGTTAAATCGGCAGCAGACCAAGGCGTTTATCTGTATGCCAAAGAGGGCGCGTTACATTTTGACCTGACGGTGAGCGAATTTCCGGCCACACTGAAACAGGACATCATCGCAAACAAGGCAGAGATCATTGCATTTCTGTCTCATGCAGAAGGGACATCTGGCAATGCGCAGGGGCCGCAACCCGGACATTATCCGGATGGCTGTGTGCTCTCTTATACCCAGCAGCGCTTCTGGCTGCTGGAGCAAATGCAATCCGGGCAGAGTCAGTATAACATGCCAGTTGCGCTGAATGTGGAAGGCGCACTGGAGCTGACTTTGGTTGAGAAGGTGCTTAGCACCATAGTGACGCGTCATCAGATTTTGCGCACTGTCTATCGAGAGCAGGATGATGCAGTACGCCAGCATGTGCTTCCAGAGCACGATTTTACGCTGGGCTTTGTCGATCTCAGCGACAGTCAGGGAGAACAGCAGCAGGCACAGTTGTCACAGTGCCTGCTTGAAGAAGCACAGCGCCCATTTGACTTGACTCAGCAGTTGTCTATCCGTGGACAGTACGTGAAACTGCAGGGAACTGGTCATGATCAGCGCGGTGTGTTACTGCTAACGCTGCATCATATTGCTTCCGACGGTTGGTCGATGGATGTGCTGATCAATGAGTTTGTGACCTTATATCGGGCTTTTGCGGCCGATCAGGTCAACCCATTGCCTGAGCTGGAGTTGCAGTACGCTGACTTTGCCGTTTGGCAGAAAGACAGAATGCAGGGCGGCGAGTTTGAGAAGCAGCTGACATTCTGGCAGCAGACACTGGAAGATGCGCCACTGACACATAGCCTGCCAACCCAGCATCATCGTCCTGAAGTAAAGCAGACTCAGGGAGCGCATGTTACCGCTACGTTGCCAGCGTATGTGGCACAGCAGTTAGGCGCGGTTGCCAAACAGGCCCAGCTGAGCCCGTTTATGTTGATGCACGCTGTTTTGGGTGTAGTACTAAGCCGTCATAGCAATCAGTCAGACATTGTTATTGGCACGCCGGTGGCAAACCGTGCCGATGAGGCGCTTAGCCCGCTCATTGGTTGTTTTGTCAACACCCTGGCTTTGCGCCTTGATACCCGCCACAACACATTGGAAGCGTATCTCGCTCATGTACGTCAGGTACATATGAACGCACAGGTGAATCAGGATGTGCCTTTTGAGCAGCTCATTGATGCGCTGAACTTGCCACGCACTTCATCATACACACCTTTGGTGCAGATCATGCTGACCACCAATGATAAGTTTACTGATGGCAACGATGAGTCGGCCCTGATGGCACTGCCAGATGTGAGCCTGTCACCGCTGGAAGGCAGTCATCCGGCGATCAAGTTTGATCTGGAAATTGCGCTGAATATTAGCGACAACCAGGTTGAGACCATCTGGAACTATGATGTGGCTCTGTTTGATGCTGAATTTGTTGAGCAGCTGAGTGAGCACTTTAATAATGCCTTGATCGCGCTTGCGGATATGTCGCCTCAGACGCGTCGTGCCTTGCCACTAAATCGACTGTCTATTTTGGGTGACAAGCTGGAATCCTATTTGATCAACGGCCTGAATAACAATTCGGCAGATTATCCGGTCGATAAGTGTATTCATGAGGTGTTTGAAGAACAGGCGCTGCAAACCCCAGATCAGCTTGCCATTAAATTCGGCAACAAACAGCTGACCTATCGCGAACTGAATGAGCGTGCCAACCAGCTGGCGCACTTCCTGATCCGTGAATATCAGGTTACGCCGGATACCTTTATCGGCTTATGTGTTGAGCGCTCGCTGGAAATGATCATCGGTACACTGGCCATTCTTAAAGCCGGTGCAGCCTATGTACCATTGGATCCGGCTTACCCGCGTCAGCGCGTAACTTACATGATGGAAAACTCCGGCGTTAAAATTATCCTCTCTACGCATTTTATTATTGAGCAGCTGGATTTAACCGATTACCACAGTATCTGCATTGACGGCTTGGGTAATGAGCAAGTGGTGCAAACGTTTGTCGATTATTCGACCCACAATCCAAGAGAGCTGGTAGCTGGCCTGACATCTTCAAACTTGGCCTATGCCATTTACACTTCGGGGTCGACTGGCAAGCCAAAGGGTGTGCTGCTTGAGCACAAAGGGATAGTGAATATCGCGTTTAACCACCGTCACTATCTGAAAGTGGATGGACAAAGCAAAGTATTGCACTTTGCATCTATGAGTTTTGATGCCGGCACCTGGGAGTACGTGATGGCACTGCTGAGTGGTGCCACTTTGGTGATTGCCGACAGTGTTCAGCGTCTGTCTCCGGAGAGCATAGGTCAGCTGCTGCACAGTGAAGCCATTACTCATGTGTTATTGCCACCGGCATTCCTGGCCATGATGGAGTTTCGTGATGATTTGGCGCTTAAAGCGCTGGCAGTAGGGGGTGAAGCTTGTGACCAGGAAGTGGTTGAACAGTGGGGCGGTGCGTACCGGATGGTTAATGCTTATGGCCCGACTGAGATCTCCATTTGTGCCACCTGGGCAGAGTTACGTCCCGGACAGAAAGTTACTATAGGTAAGCCTCTGAAAAACACCAGTGCCTTTGTGCTGGATAGTAACCTTGCCTTGCTATCGCCGGGCGTGGTGGGTGAGCTGTACATCAGTGGTGTGGGACTGGCACGCGGTTACCACCAGTTAGCGGAGCAAACCGCAGAGCGATTTGTCTCTAACCCTTATTTCGATGGGCACAATAAATGTGTAACCGAAACCTTGTATAAAACAGGGGACCTGGTTCGATATCTGCCGGATGGCGAGTTGGAATATCTGGGTCGGATCGACCAACAGGTTAAGATCCGCGGCTTCAGGATTGAGATCAGTGAAATTGAAGGCTTGCTGGCCGACTGTCTTGATGTCGACGCGGCAGTGGTGACTGTTGCGACCAGTGCAACGGGTGCCAAACACTTAGTGGCGTATGTTCAATTGAACAACAAAAATGCCAAAAATAGTGTCTCTGGTCATGAAAATATTAATGATGATAAAGCGGTTATCCAGCGCATTAAGACGGAACTGGCCGACAAACTGCCGGATTATATGGTACCCGGGATGTTTGTTCCGGTCTCTCAATGGCCACTGACCAGTAACGGCAAGATTGATAAGCGTGCGCTGCCAGAGCCTGATTTAGCGGCTGTTGAAGGTGAATACATTGCTCCTGAAACACACAGTGAACAACGCCTGGTTGCCATCTGGGCGCAATTACTGCATTTGCAGGAAAGTGAGATAAGCACCTCAGCCAATTTCTTTGCTTTGGGTGGCCACTCCCTGCTGGTTAGCAAGCTGGTCAGAGCGATTACATCGGACCCGGAATTACAGCTACAACAGATAGACATGCAGGACATTTTTACGGCGCAGTCACTGGCCCAGCTGGCCCAGCATATTGACTTGCTGCGAATGCAACAGCTCAATGCGCAGGCGGCAGACAGTATCTGCGATCAGGATTTAGTTGAGGATGGTGAGATTTAA